Proteins from a genomic interval of Rhodothermales bacterium:
- a CDS encoding AI-2E family transporter — protein sequence MIPEQATPTAVSRITPERVVRWVVYAVLGIGALLLAWYFARLLVYLVIGIALAYIMRPLKDWVQSFGFSSGASLVLTFVSFLGLVGLLLTYLVPFAAGQITEVSQTLSPDNVARTVAERIALWLPVDAQRVRDGMFSAIDTLVQEDRLTAMAGSVLDLFANIFYAVLVIPFVAFFFLKDGSRIRSSLLQMIPNKYFEISLGIVEKVETSIGRYFRALFLQSLSIASIATLLLWVVGLDYALAVGIFAGLANTIPYFGPIIGLLAGAVVGISQTGDFSLFLGVLIAMGITQLTDNLVLQPLIFSKAARAHPLVILFVVLIGAQLAGILGMLVAIPLTTTLAVLVREILWSMRTYRNLRVA from the coding sequence ATGATTCCTGAGCAGGCCACGCCAACGGCAGTTTCCCGCATCACGCCCGAGCGTGTAGTGCGGTGGGTGGTGTATGCCGTCCTGGGCATCGGCGCGCTGCTGCTGGCCTGGTACTTCGCCCGCTTGCTGGTCTATCTGGTCATCGGAATCGCCCTCGCATACATCATGCGCCCGCTGAAGGACTGGGTGCAGAGCTTCGGGTTTTCGTCAGGCGCGTCGCTTGTACTGACGTTCGTTTCGTTTCTCGGGCTGGTCGGGCTTCTGCTCACGTACCTCGTGCCATTTGCAGCCGGCCAGATCACCGAGGTATCGCAGACGCTCAGTCCTGACAACGTGGCCCGCACGGTCGCCGAGCGCATCGCCCTCTGGCTCCCGGTGGACGCCCAGCGAGTCCGGGACGGCATGTTCTCGGCCATCGATACGCTGGTACAGGAGGATCGGTTGACGGCTATGGCCGGCAGCGTTCTCGACCTGTTCGCCAACATCTTCTACGCCGTGCTGGTGATTCCCTTCGTGGCCTTCTTCTTCCTGAAGGACGGCTCGAGGATTCGCTCCAGCCTGCTGCAGATGATCCCGAACAAGTACTTCGAGATCTCACTCGGCATCGTCGAGAAGGTGGAAACCAGCATCGGCCGCTACTTCCGAGCGCTGTTTCTGCAGAGCCTCTCGATTGCATCCATCGCCACGCTGCTTCTGTGGGTCGTCGGCCTCGACTACGCGCTGGCGGTCGGCATCTTCGCCGGACTGGCCAATACGATTCCCTACTTCGGCCCGATTATCGGCCTTCTGGCCGGAGCCGTGGTGGGAATCTCCCAGACTGGAGATTTCTCGCTCTTCCTCGGCGTATTGATTGCGATGGGCATCACGCAGCTCACGGACAACCTCGTGCTGCAGCCGCTGATTTTCTCGAAAGCCGCGCGCGCTCATCCACTGGTGATTCTGTTTGTTGTCCTGATCGGCGCCCAACTGGCCGGCATTCTTGGCATGCTCGTGGCCATCCCGCTGACCACCACATTGGCCGTGTTGGTGCGCGAGATCCTCTGGAGCATGCGCACCTACCGCAACCTGCGCGTCGCGTGA
- a CDS encoding RecX family transcriptional regulator, which yields MNRRARKERPDPVPGTVTGTSVQVRDANRLSVYVDGSFSFGMPVDAAFELRIHTGQVLDQELLDRCLAADESFRARQRALGLLAHRPRTETEIRRRLRMADFGEPAIELAVERMRSLGYLNDADFARAFARERLLSGRHGPRRVMADLRKKGIAADLAEQVIQEARADQDEGAHALAAAEKRDRALPASLQPMKRRQRLYAHLARRGFSPEAIRDALARLKEPGEREAASELREAT from the coding sequence ATGAACCGACGTGCGCGCAAAGAACGCCCAGACCCCGTCCCGGGCACCGTGACCGGCACGTCCGTGCAGGTGCGCGATGCGAACCGCCTGTCGGTGTATGTGGACGGATCGTTCTCATTCGGCATGCCGGTCGATGCGGCCTTCGAGCTCCGCATCCACACGGGTCAGGTCCTCGATCAGGAACTGCTGGACCGGTGCCTTGCGGCAGACGAGTCCTTCAGGGCCCGCCAGCGTGCACTGGGCCTGCTGGCCCATCGTCCGCGTACGGAAACGGAGATCCGTCGCCGGCTGCGCATGGCTGACTTCGGCGAGCCCGCGATCGAACTGGCCGTCGAGCGCATGCGGTCACTCGGCTACCTGAACGATGCGGATTTTGCCAGGGCATTCGCGCGGGAGCGTCTCCTGTCCGGGCGACACGGACCGCGAAGGGTGATGGCCGATTTGCGGAAGAAGGGGATTGCGGCTGACCTGGCAGAGCAGGTAATCCAGGAGGCCCGGGCAGACCAGGATGAAGGGGCTCATGCCCTGGCCGCGGCCGAAAAGCGAGACCGTGCGCTGCCGGCGTCCCTTCAGCCCATGAAACGCAGGCAGCGACTCTACGCTCACCTGGCAAGGCGCGGATTCTCGCCGGAGGCCATCCGCGACGCTCTGGCTCGCCTCAAGGAACCGGGTGAGCGGGAGGCCGCTTCGGAACTCCGGGAGGCCACCTGA
- a CDS encoding DUF4249 family protein, whose amino-acid sequence MTRALIILLALTAVVACDTVPSQPEALVLEGYVQPGQPLPGIRVSRSVPLRADRSPEPVAGASVSTIINGRIVSFAEQAPGWYLPLDSTVVQTGDGFSVQVTAEGRTARASGEVPPRLRLDSVRVNTPAEPIAAVLLDSLVVGLDSLALPARSGFIYPVEVTVWWQAPPALAGNFWVETSIQPEAAFSSSLIDFFLRPRSVLEEPAGQALSWTGIYAVPVAGREDPMPEHQIRVAAVRGTVDYARFALSRDQADRREPEGNVLGGAGIITGIALDSTRVYVR is encoded by the coding sequence GTGACGCGCGCTCTGATCATACTGCTCGCACTGACCGCCGTCGTGGCCTGCGATACGGTCCCTTCCCAGCCGGAGGCTCTGGTTCTGGAGGGCTACGTGCAGCCCGGGCAGCCCCTGCCGGGGATTCGGGTCTCGCGGTCGGTCCCACTGCGCGCCGACCGGTCTCCTGAGCCCGTCGCGGGCGCCTCTGTGTCGACGATCATCAACGGCAGGATCGTGTCGTTTGCGGAACAGGCGCCCGGATGGTACCTGCCGCTGGATTCAACGGTCGTGCAAACGGGCGATGGGTTCTCGGTGCAGGTGACTGCAGAGGGCCGCACGGCGCGGGCATCGGGGGAGGTGCCACCCCGCTTGCGGCTCGACAGCGTGCGGGTGAACACGCCGGCAGAGCCGATCGCCGCGGTCCTGCTTGATTCGCTGGTTGTCGGACTGGACAGTCTGGCGCTGCCAGCACGTTCAGGATTCATCTATCCGGTGGAAGTCACCGTCTGGTGGCAGGCCCCTCCCGCTCTCGCAGGAAATTTCTGGGTGGAAACCAGCATTCAGCCGGAAGCGGCGTTCTCCAGCAGCCTGATTGATTTCTTTTTGCGCCCCCGGTCGGTGCTCGAAGAGCCCGCCGGCCAGGCACTCAGCTGGACCGGTATCTATGCCGTGCCAGTAGCCGGCCGGGAAGATCCGATGCCTGAGCACCAGATTCGCGTCGCCGCCGTGCGAGGCACGGTCGACTATGCACGGTTCGCCCTGTCGCGCGACCAGGCCGATCGGCGTGAGCCGGAAGGAAATGTACTGGGCGGTGCTGGCATCATCACCGGGATCGCACTGGACTCGACACGCGTCTACGTGCGATGA
- a CDS encoding carboxypeptidase regulatory-like domain-containing protein, with the protein MGHEAGRNCILIVIMALLGAMAAPAQAQEIRLQETTTPLAEALVRLAGQTSVDLVYAQSLVQNVTISCAYTGPSALNALRCLLRGTGLDARTTRPGQIVIVEAAEPIRRRTVSGLVSDDSGLPLAGAHVFLTDLSRGAITNRTGFFTFPDMRSGLHRVRISFLGFAPLDTLIAASDRPAAIRLRTEAVSAQDVLVESSEPRPGDRTPLPGMVAPPIARLERLPASLGGQDLLEALTWMPGIRRAGEVTGGLLVRGAGPDQNLYLLDGAPVYHPWHAFSLISTFQTETFRSVRVFRGAFPAEFGGRLSAVLDAELSDGRGPEPRASGAVNTHSARFLIEAPLSERASFMLGGRRSYVDRLIGREHPVEDDLGRKDTLKTGYYFYDWTAKLVFRPDDLSRVSITSYRGRDDLDLRLPFDVSLDLSSWLRPTDLLFEVSEWWRNRVVSVRYERLLSTRWYLTATSYDSRYQAREGAYLRPTLASDVRSTYGVDIRDAGLRVDMDYFRSDRHEFRMGWQAVSREFDSDVDALIRYNPDLFERLQEESNVRSVELSGYAQDTWRPSRHLEVLAGLRAVAFGSDRQIRLEPRLSAQWTLHPRLLLARGSFTRSYQYLHRIRDRHSFLYDIVSSRWIPSSRSADPARGTEWAVGLETRPRAYTIRLGGYLRRQHRVLLPRDVFQSKDDLSGPGIEVGTLLGQYEPGEARAFGVEAGLGHAGRRWMSQLSLTAERSDARPETGNQPFRPTRFDVPLAGRLYVERRWGAWSLGGAAVLRSGYPITVPEARYELSGPLDQEPVTYLYRPTVHNGRLPAYGRIDISAARDFRWLDAAWHVRLQLYNVLNHRNVIDRFYEPEGSRVVTRNQRGLPILPLFELRLDL; encoded by the coding sequence ATGGGGCATGAGGCGGGCCGCAATTGCATTCTGATCGTAATCATGGCGCTCCTGGGTGCCATGGCCGCGCCTGCGCAGGCCCAGGAGATCCGCCTGCAGGAAACGACGACGCCGCTGGCTGAAGCGCTGGTGCGCCTGGCCGGTCAGACCTCGGTAGACCTGGTTTATGCGCAAAGCCTGGTCCAGAATGTCACGATCAGCTGTGCCTACACCGGACCGAGTGCACTCAACGCCCTGCGCTGCCTCCTGCGTGGTACCGGGCTGGACGCCCGCACGACCCGCCCAGGCCAGATTGTGATCGTCGAAGCCGCCGAGCCCATCCGGCGGCGCACGGTCTCAGGACTGGTCAGCGACGATTCGGGCCTGCCCCTTGCAGGCGCGCACGTGTTTCTCACCGACCTGAGCAGGGGAGCGATCACCAATCGCACCGGCTTCTTCACCTTTCCGGACATGCGCAGTGGATTGCACCGAGTGCGCATCTCGTTCCTCGGGTTCGCCCCGCTCGATACGCTGATTGCGGCCAGTGATCGGCCGGCCGCGATCCGACTTCGCACCGAAGCGGTGTCGGCACAGGATGTCCTGGTCGAATCCAGTGAACCCCGCCCCGGGGATCGCACTCCGTTGCCGGGCATGGTCGCGCCGCCCATCGCCCGTCTGGAACGTCTGCCGGCAAGCCTGGGCGGACAGGATTTGCTGGAGGCACTGACCTGGATGCCCGGCATCCGGCGTGCCGGTGAAGTGACCGGCGGACTGCTGGTGCGTGGCGCAGGACCGGATCAGAACCTCTATCTCCTGGACGGGGCCCCGGTGTACCACCCGTGGCACGCCTTCAGTCTGATCTCCACCTTCCAAACCGAGACCTTTCGATCCGTGCGTGTGTTTCGAGGCGCATTTCCGGCAGAATTCGGTGGCCGCCTGTCGGCCGTGCTCGATGCGGAACTGTCTGACGGTCGCGGACCCGAGCCCCGAGCCTCAGGTGCCGTCAATACACACTCCGCACGGTTTCTCATAGAAGCACCACTGTCGGAGCGCGCCTCGTTCATGCTCGGAGGCCGGAGGTCGTATGTGGATCGTCTCATTGGCAGAGAGCACCCCGTGGAGGACGACCTCGGTAGAAAGGACACACTCAAGACCGGCTACTACTTCTACGACTGGACCGCAAAGCTCGTTTTTCGTCCGGATGACCTGAGTCGGGTTTCGATTACCTCCTACCGGGGGCGGGATGATCTCGATCTCCGCCTGCCTTTCGACGTGTCGCTGGATCTCAGTTCCTGGCTTCGACCCACCGATCTGCTGTTTGAAGTCAGCGAATGGTGGCGCAACCGTGTGGTCAGCGTGCGCTATGAGCGACTGCTCTCAACGCGCTGGTACCTCACCGCCACCAGCTACGATTCCAGGTATCAGGCCCGGGAGGGAGCGTACCTGCGACCTACGCTCGCCTCCGATGTGCGCTCCACGTATGGTGTCGACATCCGTGACGCGGGACTGCGCGTGGACATGGATTATTTCCGGTCGGACCGCCACGAGTTCCGTATGGGCTGGCAGGCCGTCTCTCGGGAATTCGACTCGGACGTGGATGCACTCATCCGGTACAACCCCGACCTGTTTGAGCGCCTTCAGGAGGAAAGCAATGTGCGCTCCGTGGAGTTGTCCGGTTATGCGCAGGACACCTGGCGGCCGAGCCGACACCTGGAGGTTCTGGCCGGTCTGCGCGCGGTGGCATTTGGTTCGGACCGGCAGATCCGGCTCGAACCCCGCCTCAGCGCTCAGTGGACGCTTCACCCGCGATTGCTGCTTGCCCGAGGTTCGTTCACGCGCAGTTACCAGTACCTCCATCGCATTCGAGACCGGCACTCGTTCCTGTACGACATCGTCAGCAGCCGCTGGATTCCGTCGTCACGGTCGGCAGATCCCGCCAGGGGCACCGAGTGGGCCGTCGGGCTGGAGACTCGGCCGCGGGCCTACACGATCCGGCTGGGCGGATATCTCCGGCGCCAGCACCGCGTGCTGCTTCCGCGCGATGTCTTCCAGTCCAAGGACGATCTGTCCGGACCGGGCATCGAAGTGGGCACCCTGCTCGGCCAGTACGAACCGGGAGAGGCCCGCGCCTTCGGTGTGGAGGCCGGGCTCGGGCATGCGGGTCGGCGCTGGATGTCTCAGCTCTCGCTAACGGCCGAGCGCTCCGATGCCAGGCCTGAAACGGGCAATCAGCCCTTCCGGCCCACGCGGTTCGACGTGCCTCTGGCGGGCAGGCTGTACGTGGAGAGACGATGGGGAGCGTGGTCCCTGGGAGGCGCCGCGGTACTGCGGTCCGGGTACCCGATTACGGTGCCGGAAGCCCGGTATGAACTGAGTGGACCCCTGGACCAGGAGCCTGTCACCTACCTCTATCGCCCGACCGTGCACAACGGACGTCTGCCTGCGTACGGGCGCATCGACATCTCGGCGGCACGGGACTTTCGCTGGCTGGACGCGGCCTGGCACGTGCGATTGCAGCTATACAATGTGCTCAACCATCGCAACGTGATCGACAGGTTCTATGAGCCAGAGGGCAGCCGTGTTGTGACACGCAATCAGCGAGGGCTGCCGATCCTGCCGCTCTTTGAACTTCGCCTGGACCTGTGA
- a CDS encoding FecR domain-containing protein: protein MHKTHPENELNARDSALLAEFTDALRDRMEAAAGDGMLVLAALDAAGEQEAMTPEERGHLEQGRTAFDEARSLHPGLDAACDQLQEDIRLFNSMWPADLGKNRRGVRSSRRSLMRWPARIGLGASALVLAGIFYLTIMGEVQRTTVTAPVAAYEVVRLHDGTEVRLSPGASLTFAEGSDFDRLVRLNGHAWFDVAEETRRFAVETATAVTTVLGTRFGVESTAEATEVTLVSGRVAVASRTNRNAVVVLEPGERTVVTEGLPENPAPVDVSEELSWSDLLVFRESSMQQVVDVLEARRGTVVELDRGLETQLVTGTFEPQQTTREVLDILAAALGATVNQSEDGRLLLVAQ, encoded by the coding sequence TTGCACAAGACGCACCCTGAGAACGAGCTGAACGCGCGTGATTCCGCCCTTCTGGCGGAGTTCACCGATGCGCTGCGTGACCGCATGGAAGCGGCCGCGGGCGACGGTATGCTTGTGCTCGCTGCGCTTGATGCTGCCGGTGAGCAGGAAGCGATGACACCCGAAGAGCGCGGTCACCTCGAGCAGGGGCGGACGGCCTTCGACGAAGCACGCTCCCTTCACCCCGGACTCGATGCCGCCTGTGACCAGCTGCAGGAGGACATCCGGCTGTTCAACAGCATGTGGCCGGCGGACCTGGGCAAGAACCGTCGTGGCGTGCGCTCGTCTCGCCGCTCCCTGATGCGCTGGCCTGCGCGCATCGGCCTCGGCGCTTCGGCGCTGGTGCTGGCCGGGATCTTCTATCTCACCATCATGGGTGAGGTGCAACGAACCACTGTGACCGCCCCGGTCGCAGCGTATGAAGTGGTTCGGCTGCACGACGGCACGGAGGTACGACTCTCCCCCGGCGCCTCCCTCACGTTTGCTGAAGGCTCTGACTTCGACCGCCTGGTGCGCCTGAATGGGCACGCCTGGTTCGATGTCGCCGAGGAAACCCGACGATTTGCGGTTGAGACGGCCACGGCAGTGACTACGGTGCTCGGCACCCGCTTCGGAGTCGAGAGCACGGCCGAGGCCACCGAGGTAACGCTGGTCTCCGGCCGCGTCGCCGTGGCATCACGCACAAACCGGAACGCCGTCGTCGTGCTCGAGCCCGGCGAACGCACCGTTGTTACTGAAGGGCTTCCTGAGAATCCGGCGCCCGTGGACGTCAGCGAGGAGCTCTCCTGGTCGGATCTGCTTGTGTTTCGGGAGAGCAGCATGCAGCAGGTGGTCGATGTGCTCGAGGCCCGACGCGGGACGGTGGTTGAGCTGGACCGGGGTCTGGAGACGCAGCTGGTCACCGGCACGTTTGAGCCACAGCAGACCACGCGGGAAGTCCTGGACATTCTTGCAGCCGCACTCGGTGCCACTGTGAACCAGTCAGAAGACGGCCGCCTCCTGCTGGTCGCGCAGTAG
- a CDS encoding sigma-70 family RNA polymerase sigma factor, with translation MASRPQTNAALARLVDRARKGDRDAEATLLTSLEPVIRSYFRRRVGDHAELDDLVQNTLLRVFRGLADVQDGHRIRGFTLKAALFELQDLYRGRYGSREATVLEDLPEPSVRPETSGVQLDLDRALSVLTPKARKIIELKALGYRYEEIAGMVDTTEAAVKMQVKRALEKMRAILASAVAWLLPAGLLVQLLTGLSFALLLFATVMRLEI, from the coding sequence ATGGCCTCACGTCCGCAGACCAATGCCGCGCTTGCGCGCCTGGTGGACCGAGCACGTAAAGGGGATCGGGATGCCGAGGCAACGCTGCTGACCTCCCTGGAACCGGTAATCCGGTCCTATTTCCGACGACGTGTCGGCGATCACGCCGAGCTGGATGACCTCGTGCAGAATACGCTGCTTCGAGTCTTTCGCGGTCTGGCAGATGTGCAGGACGGACACCGCATCCGCGGTTTCACATTGAAGGCGGCACTCTTCGAATTGCAGGATCTGTACCGCGGGCGTTACGGAAGTCGAGAGGCTACGGTGCTGGAAGATCTGCCGGAGCCCTCTGTACGGCCGGAGACGTCCGGCGTACAGCTGGATCTGGACCGCGCCCTGTCTGTGCTCACGCCCAAGGCGCGCAAAATCATCGAACTGAAAGCGCTTGGTTACCGGTACGAGGAGATCGCCGGCATGGTGGACACCACCGAAGCGGCGGTCAAGATGCAGGTCAAGCGCGCCCTGGAGAAAATGCGCGCCATCCTGGCCTCGGCGGTAGCCTGGCTCCTTCCGGCCGGACTGCTTGTTCAGCTGCTGACCGGTCTTTCATTTGCACTGTTACTTTTTGCCACTGTCATGCGGCTAGAGATCTGA
- a CDS encoding class I SAM-dependent methyltransferase, with the protein MDKALRDALAQAEDRHWWFEGRRRILAGILRGLEVRGPLLEVGCGNGANLDMLADFGPVTGVEPDPQDRARAGARRTAEVVDGALPDLPVEPGRYGAVLALDVIEHIEDDEAAVRGLARACRADGVVVVTVPAGPWLWSAHDTRNGHFRRYTRRTLRQVLEAGGLHVQRISAFNMWLLPLVAVVRVLGRFVGQDHAGTGLPAHRINRMLMKLLASESRLLARFDLPAGVSLLAVARPIPPDLHS; encoded by the coding sequence ATGGACAAGGCACTGCGGGACGCCCTCGCGCAGGCCGAGGACCGTCACTGGTGGTTTGAGGGCCGGCGACGCATTCTCGCCGGCATCCTCCGTGGCCTCGAGGTGCGCGGACCTTTGCTGGAAGTTGGATGCGGCAACGGAGCCAACCTGGACATGCTGGCCGATTTCGGGCCGGTGACGGGCGTGGAGCCCGACCCCCAGGATCGGGCGCGTGCCGGAGCTCGCCGCACCGCAGAGGTAGTCGATGGGGCCCTGCCGGATCTGCCGGTAGAGCCGGGTCGGTATGGCGCCGTGTTGGCGCTGGATGTGATCGAGCACATCGAAGACGACGAGGCTGCCGTGCGCGGTCTCGCCCGCGCCTGCCGCGCCGACGGAGTTGTTGTCGTCACGGTGCCCGCCGGCCCGTGGTTGTGGAGTGCACACGACACGCGAAACGGGCACTTTCGCAGGTACACGCGCCGCACGCTGCGGCAGGTGCTCGAAGCGGGCGGCCTGCACGTTCAGCGGATCAGTGCGTTCAATATGTGGCTTCTCCCACTGGTGGCCGTGGTGCGCGTGCTCGGGCGCTTCGTAGGACAGGACCACGCAGGCACCGGGCTGCCCGCGCATCGCATCAACCGCATGCTGATGAAACTGCTGGCGTCGGAGTCCCGTCTACTGGCGCGTTTCGACCTGCCCGCCGGCGTCTCGCTGTTGGCCGTGGCACGCCCCATCCCTCCCGACCTTCACTCCTGA
- the pheA gene encoding prephenate dehydratase, producing MGAGRRIAFQGEIGAYSEEAALKLYPGAALVPCASFDAVFEALEGEAVHAAVVPIENSLHGSVHANYDLLRDHDVHIRAEWQLRIRHHLLGIPGTTVDQVRTVLSHPQALGQCRDFLKRELPHAEAVPAYDTAGAAKRVAQDAQPAQAAVASESAAREYGLTTLASGIESNPNNYTRFLALEREAGDGRRLSDPKTSVLYVPGNNIPGVLFKSLAVFALRDIDLFKIESRPLVGSPGKYIFYLDLAGSVADETVSNAIGHLQEIAAFVKVLGSYERRPAG from the coding sequence ATGGGCGCCGGGCGACGCATAGCGTTCCAGGGGGAGATCGGAGCATATTCCGAGGAGGCGGCGCTGAAGCTCTATCCCGGCGCGGCCCTCGTGCCGTGTGCAAGTTTCGACGCGGTGTTCGAGGCCCTGGAAGGCGAAGCCGTGCACGCCGCGGTCGTGCCCATCGAAAACTCGCTGCACGGCAGTGTGCACGCGAACTACGACCTGCTGCGCGACCACGATGTGCATATCCGTGCCGAATGGCAACTGCGCATCAGGCACCACCTGCTCGGGATTCCCGGGACCACAGTTGACCAGGTGCGCACGGTGCTCTCCCATCCTCAGGCGCTGGGCCAATGCCGAGACTTCCTGAAACGGGAGCTCCCTCATGCGGAGGCCGTGCCCGCCTACGACACGGCCGGTGCCGCCAAGCGCGTGGCCCAGGATGCACAGCCTGCCCAGGCGGCCGTCGCCAGCGAAAGCGCCGCCCGCGAATACGGCCTGACGACGCTTGCTTCGGGCATTGAGAGCAATCCCAACAACTATACGCGGTTTTTGGCCCTGGAGCGGGAGGCGGGCGATGGGCGAAGGCTGTCTGATCCCAAGACGTCCGTGCTCTACGTGCCGGGCAACAACATTCCAGGCGTGCTCTTCAAGAGTCTGGCCGTCTTCGCCTTGCGGGACATCGATCTCTTCAAGATCGAAAGCCGCCCGCTTGTAGGCAGTCCGGGCAAGTACATCTTTTACCTGGATCTGGCGGGCTCTGTGGCGGACGAAACCGTCAGCAACGCCATCGGCCATCTGCAGGAGATCGCCGCTTTTGTGAAGGTGCTCGGCTCCTACGAGCGCCGGCCGGCCGGCTGA
- a CDS encoding arginine--tRNA ligase: MRDYLSAQILAALDTMGGAPDGFEVEFQQPNNPDHGDLATNAALQLARHFRKAPRAIADELAAQVELDPEQVSSVEVAGPGFLNFRFAPAYLSNALRGMLKAGSGYGRVAPTGKTAIVEFVSANPTGPLTVGHGRNAVLGDTLATLLQTQGFAVTREYYFNDAGRQMRVLGDSVAARYNALADPGHASKEIEAAGGETITVPESFPEDGYQGDYIQEIARTLFETHGAGLDDAHVFRRAAQERIFEEIEGTLGRMGIHMDGYFNERTVYESGAIWEIVDALKDKGLAFEKDGAVWFKTTEFGKDQDTVLVKSSGEPTYRLPDIAYHIDKVKRGFDRIVDIFGADHIATFPDVLSGVQAMGHATDGIHVVIYQFVTLVRGGEPVKMSTRKATYVTLDDLMDEVGEDVTRFFFLMRSPNTHLEFDLDLAKEAGEKNPVFYLQYAHARIASIIRKAEEVGLQAGGEADLTLLVHEAEENLIKELMRYPAVLKRSAASYEPHRLATYLREVAVAFTQFYGNCRIIGEEEGIAVARLQLARAAQQVLASGLGVLGISAPERM; the protein is encoded by the coding sequence ATGCGCGACTACCTGTCGGCCCAGATCCTGGCCGCCCTCGATACCATGGGCGGAGCCCCGGACGGATTCGAGGTCGAATTCCAGCAGCCCAACAATCCGGACCACGGAGACCTGGCCACCAACGCCGCCCTGCAGTTGGCGCGTCATTTCCGCAAGGCGCCGCGCGCCATCGCCGACGAGTTGGCGGCCCAGGTGGAACTGGACCCGGAGCAGGTGTCCTCCGTCGAGGTAGCCGGCCCCGGCTTCCTCAATTTCCGGTTTGCTCCGGCCTACCTGTCCAACGCGCTGCGTGGCATGCTGAAGGCCGGTTCGGGCTATGGCCGCGTCGCACCGACGGGAAAGACGGCCATCGTGGAATTCGTCAGCGCCAATCCTACGGGCCCGCTGACCGTAGGCCATGGAAGGAACGCCGTGCTGGGCGACACGCTGGCTACCCTGCTTCAAACCCAGGGCTTCGCGGTTACCCGCGAGTACTATTTCAACGATGCGGGTCGACAGATGCGGGTGCTGGGCGATTCGGTCGCTGCCCGCTACAACGCGCTCGCCGACCCCGGACATGCCAGCAAGGAAATCGAGGCTGCCGGGGGCGAAACCATCACCGTGCCCGAGTCCTTTCCGGAGGATGGCTATCAGGGCGACTACATCCAGGAGATAGCGCGCACGCTGTTCGAGACCCACGGCGCCGGCCTGGATGACGCGCACGTTTTCAGACGTGCCGCACAGGAGCGCATCTTTGAGGAGATCGAAGGCACGCTCGGCCGCATGGGTATCCACATGGACGGCTACTTCAACGAGCGCACCGTCTACGAATCGGGCGCCATCTGGGAGATCGTCGATGCGCTGAAAGACAAGGGACTGGCCTTCGAAAAAGACGGGGCCGTCTGGTTCAAGACCACCGAATTCGGCAAGGACCAGGACACCGTGCTGGTGAAGTCGTCTGGCGAGCCGACCTACCGCCTGCCCGACATCGCCTATCACATCGACAAGGTGAAGCGGGGCTTCGACCGGATTGTCGACATCTTCGGGGCCGATCACATTGCCACCTTCCCGGATGTGCTGTCCGGAGTGCAGGCCATGGGGCATGCCACGGACGGCATCCACGTGGTCATCTACCAGTTCGTGACGCTGGTTCGCGGCGGTGAACCCGTAAAAATGAGCACGCGAAAGGCCACCTACGTCACGCTGGATGACCTCATGGACGAGGTAGGGGAAGACGTGACGCGCTTCTTCTTCCTGATGCGCTCCCCTAACACCCACCTGGAGTTCGATCTGGATCTGGCCAAGGAGGCCGGAGAAAAGAACCCGGTATTCTACCTGCAATACGCTCACGCACGCATCGCCAGCATCATCCGCAAGGCGGAAGAGGTCGGCTTGCAGGCCGGCGGCGAGGCCGACCTGACCTTGCTGGTGCACGAGGCCGAGGAGAATCTCATCAAGGAGCTGATGCGCTATCCGGCCGTTCTGAAAAGGAGCGCGGCCAGCTACGAACCCCATCGGCTGGCTACCTACCTGCGTGAGGTTGCCGTGGCCTTCACTCAGTTCTACGGGAATTGCCGCATCATTGGTGAGGAGGAAGGCATCGCGGTCGCGCGCCTGCAGCTGGCCCGTGCTGCCCAGCAGGTCCTGGCTTCGGGTCTGGGTGTGTTGGGGATTTCAGCGCCGGAGCGCATGTGA